One genomic window of Mycobacteriales bacterium includes the following:
- a CDS encoding bacterial proteasome activator family protein, whose amino-acid sequence MTEQPPADRLRIVTVGPDGEPVQEVPAGDVAGGGDEDGGLVSMVEQPAKVMRIGTMIKQLLEEVRAAPLDEASRVRLREIHETSIKELSDGLAPELRDELQRITLPFSEDTVPSDAELRVAQAQLVGWLEGLFHGIQTALFAQQMAARAQLDEMRRRALPGPMPGQQQGQVSGPYL is encoded by the coding sequence GTGACCGAGCAGCCCCCCGCCGACCGGCTGCGCATCGTCACGGTCGGGCCCGACGGCGAGCCCGTGCAGGAGGTCCCTGCCGGCGACGTCGCCGGCGGCGGCGACGAGGACGGCGGGCTCGTCTCGATGGTCGAGCAGCCGGCCAAGGTCATGCGGATCGGCACGATGATCAAGCAGCTGCTCGAGGAGGTCCGGGCCGCACCGCTCGACGAGGCCAGCCGGGTGCGGCTGCGGGAGATCCACGAGACGTCCATCAAGGAGCTGTCCGACGGGCTCGCGCCCGAGCTGCGCGACGAGCTGCAGCGGATCACGCTGCCGTTCAGTGAGGACACCGTGCCGAGCGACGCCGAGCTGCGGGTCGCGCAAGCACAGCTCGTCGGCTGGCTCGAGGGGTTGTTCCACGGCATCCAGACCGCGCTGTTCGCCCAGCAGATGGCGGCTCGCGCGCAGCTCGACGAGATGCGCCGGCGGGCGCTGCCCGGCCCGATGCCGGGGCAGCAGCAGGGACAGGTCTCCGGCCCTTACCTGTAG
- a CDS encoding HAD family hydrolase yields the protein MSRSIAPPRVVATDLDGTIVRSDGSISERTRRALAAAEDAGAMVVFVTGRPPRWMRPIAEAAGHRGLAVCANGAFVYDLHAEQVVEEFLLQPSVAASLVQVLREALPEVAFAVERASEFGHEPAYRSRWPVPDGALVADVEALLSAPVAKLLVRHESMAPDTLLARAREASAGLATLTHSSRDGLLEISAAGITKATTLERVVAEHGYGAPDVIAFGDMPNDLPLLAWAGRAIAVANAHPEVLDAVDEVTASNDDDGVALVLETLYR from the coding sequence GTGAGCCGATCGATCGCACCGCCGCGCGTGGTCGCCACCGACCTCGACGGCACGATCGTCCGCAGCGACGGTTCGATCTCGGAGCGCACCCGGCGCGCGCTGGCGGCGGCGGAGGACGCCGGGGCGATGGTCGTCTTCGTGACCGGCCGGCCGCCCCGGTGGATGCGGCCGATCGCCGAAGCCGCCGGGCACCGTGGGCTGGCGGTGTGCGCCAACGGCGCGTTCGTCTACGACCTGCACGCCGAGCAGGTGGTCGAGGAGTTCCTGCTGCAGCCCTCGGTCGCCGCGTCGCTCGTGCAGGTGTTGCGCGAGGCGCTGCCCGAGGTGGCGTTCGCGGTCGAGCGGGCGTCGGAGTTCGGGCACGAGCCGGCCTACCGGTCGCGCTGGCCGGTGCCCGACGGCGCGCTGGTCGCCGACGTCGAGGCCCTGCTCTCTGCGCCGGTCGCCAAGCTGCTCGTGCGCCACGAGAGCATGGCGCCCGACACCCTGCTCGCCCGGGCCCGGGAAGCGTCCGCGGGGCTCGCCACGCTGACCCACTCCAGCCGCGACGGCCTGCTCGAGATCAGCGCCGCCGGCATCACGAAGGCCACCACCCTGGAGCGGGTCGTCGCCGAGCACGGCTACGGCGCCCCCGACGTGATTGCGTTCGGCGACATGCCCAACGACCTGCCGTTGCTCGCGTGGGCCGGCCGCGCGATCGCGGTCGCGAACGCGCACCCGGAAGTGCTCGACGCGGTCGACGAGGTCACGGCGAGCAACGACGACGACGGTGTCGCGCTCGTGCTCGAAACCCTCTACAGGTAA
- the serS gene encoding serine--tRNA ligase, with product MIDLRLLRDDPDRFRKSQRARGDDESAVDAALAADERRRAAVATFDRLRAEQKTLGASVAKAQGDEKQQLLARAKELADAVKAADAEQQRADEDLRAAAYAIANLVEDGAPVGGEDDYAVLETVGDVPVYDFEVRDHLELGKLLGAIDVERGAKVSGARFYFLTGVGALLELALVNLAMAQAVEAGFTPVITPVLVRPEAMEGTGFLGQTAADDVYRVAQDDLYLVGTSEVPLAAYHMDEILDVGALPLRYAGFSTCFRREAGSHGRDVRGIIRVHQFDKVEMFSYCTPEEASAEHQRLLGWEKEFLTKLELPFRVIDVATGDLGTSAARKFDCEAWIPTQDRYRELTSTSNCTEFQARRLQTRMRTPQGTRPVATLNGTLVAIARTIVALLEVHQRADGSVRVPAALRPYLGGREVLEPVG from the coding sequence GTGATCGACCTGCGGCTGCTGCGCGACGACCCCGACCGGTTCCGCAAGAGCCAGCGGGCACGGGGCGACGACGAGTCGGCGGTCGACGCAGCGCTGGCAGCCGACGAGCGCCGCCGGGCCGCGGTCGCGACCTTCGACCGGTTGCGCGCCGAGCAGAAGACCCTGGGCGCGTCGGTGGCGAAGGCGCAGGGCGACGAGAAGCAGCAGCTGCTGGCGAGGGCGAAGGAGCTCGCCGACGCGGTGAAGGCCGCCGACGCCGAGCAGCAGCGGGCCGACGAGGACCTGCGCGCCGCGGCGTACGCGATCGCGAACCTGGTCGAGGACGGCGCACCCGTGGGGGGCGAGGACGACTACGCCGTGCTGGAGACGGTCGGCGACGTGCCGGTCTACGACTTCGAGGTGCGTGACCACCTGGAGCTCGGCAAGCTGCTCGGCGCGATCGACGTGGAGCGCGGCGCGAAGGTGTCCGGCGCGCGGTTCTACTTCCTGACCGGCGTGGGCGCGCTGCTCGAGCTGGCGCTGGTCAACCTCGCCATGGCCCAGGCGGTGGAGGCGGGGTTCACCCCGGTCATCACGCCGGTGCTGGTGCGGCCGGAGGCGATGGAGGGCACCGGGTTCCTCGGCCAGACCGCCGCCGACGACGTCTACCGGGTAGCGCAGGACGACCTCTACCTCGTGGGGACCAGCGAGGTGCCGCTCGCGGCCTACCACATGGACGAGATCCTCGACGTCGGCGCGTTGCCGCTGCGCTACGCCGGCTTCTCGACCTGCTTCCGGCGCGAGGCGGGGTCACACGGGCGCGACGTGCGCGGCATCATCCGGGTGCACCAGTTCGACAAGGTCGAGATGTTCTCCTACTGCACGCCGGAGGAGGCCTCGGCCGAGCACCAGCGCCTGCTCGGCTGGGAGAAGGAGTTCCTGACCAAGCTCGAGCTGCCGTTCCGCGTCATCGACGTGGCGACCGGTGACCTGGGCACGAGCGCGGCCCGCAAGTTCGACTGCGAAGCGTGGATCCCCACGCAGGACCGCTACCGCGAGCTGACCAGCACGTCCAACTGCACGGAGTTCCAGGCGCGGCGGCTGCAGACCCGGATGCGTACGCCGCAGGGCACGAGACCCGTCGCGACGCTCAACGGCACGCTGGTGGCGATCGCCCGCACGATCGTCGCGCTGCTCGAGGTCCACCAGCGCGCCGACGGGTCGGTGCGCGTGCCGGCTGCGCTGCGGCCCTACCTCGGCGGGCGCGAGGTCCTCGAGCCGGTCGGATGA
- a CDS encoding putative sulfate exporter family transporter, whose translation MVPLASPWPVRLPVPGLLLAVGVAAVATGLGELLPIVGGPVFGIVLGAALAAVVPRHERLDPGLQFARSHVLQASIVLLGTGLSLSQVVHVGATSLPVLAGTLTVALVGARLVGAALGVPRDARTLIGVGTGVCGASAIAAITPVLGAAEADVAYAIGTIFTFNVAGVLLFPAVGHLLGLSQHAFGLWSGTAINDTSSVVAAAYSYGATAGAYAVVVKLTRSLAIIPITVGLALLRGRRSGADGRLDGASLARLVPLFLVGFVATSAAQTAGVIPAGWHPALGHTAVFCITVALAAIGLSTRLSTLRQAGHRPLLLGAVLWAAVGVSSLLLQAVTGTL comes from the coding sequence ATGGTCCCGCTCGCTTCACCGTGGCCGGTGCGCCTGCCGGTGCCCGGACTGCTCCTCGCGGTCGGGGTGGCAGCGGTGGCGACCGGCCTCGGCGAGCTGCTGCCCATCGTGGGCGGCCCGGTCTTCGGCATCGTGCTCGGCGCCGCGCTGGCGGCGGTCGTACCGAGACACGAACGGTTGGACCCGGGGCTGCAGTTCGCGCGCAGCCACGTGCTGCAGGCGAGCATCGTGCTGCTCGGCACCGGCCTGTCGCTGAGCCAGGTCGTGCACGTCGGTGCGACCTCGTTGCCCGTCCTCGCGGGCACCCTGACCGTGGCGCTGGTCGGCGCCCGCCTGGTCGGCGCCGCGCTCGGCGTGCCCCGCGACGCCCGGACGCTGATCGGGGTCGGCACCGGGGTCTGCGGCGCGTCGGCGATCGCCGCCATCACCCCGGTGCTCGGCGCGGCCGAGGCCGACGTGGCCTACGCGATCGGCACGATCTTCACGTTCAACGTGGCCGGCGTGCTGCTCTTCCCGGCGGTCGGTCATCTGCTCGGCCTGTCCCAGCACGCGTTCGGCCTGTGGTCGGGGACGGCGATCAACGACACCTCGTCGGTCGTCGCGGCGGCGTACTCCTACGGCGCGACCGCGGGGGCCTACGCCGTGGTGGTCAAGCTGACGCGCAGCCTCGCGATCATCCCGATCACCGTGGGCCTCGCGCTGCTGCGCGGCCGGCGCTCCGGCGCCGACGGCCGGCTCGACGGGGCCTCGCTAGCTCGTCTGGTCCCGCTGTTCCTCGTCGGCTTCGTCGCAACGAGCGCGGCGCAGACGGCGGGCGTGATTCCCGCCGGATGGCACCCGGCGCTCGGGCACACGGCGGTGTTCTGCATCACGGTCGCGCTCGCGGCGATCGGCCTGTCGACGCGGTTGTCGACACTGCGGCAGGCCGGGCACCGCCCACTGCTGCTCGGCGCGGTGCTGTGGGCAGCGGTCGGGGTCAGCAGCCTGCTGCTGCAGGCCGTGACCGGCACGCTGTGA
- a CDS encoding LysR family transcriptional regulator has product MAPAPDLDALELLVSVAEMGSIGRAAARHDLSQPAVSLRLRALERQLRLVLLERSPSGSRLTAPGRTVVDWARPLLDAADAFGRSVSALADRHHDRLRLAASLTVADHLVPGWLVALHAALPDVAVSLQAVNSENVAELVRAGGVDLGYVEGPGVPAGLRSRRVGGDQLVTVTAPGHPWARRRTPVSPEELVAAPLVVREIGSGTREALASALAAHGLPLRTGLELGSTAAIKAAVMAGDGVAVLSRLAVAADLEAGRLVAIAVAGLDLRRHFHAVWRAGRAPTGPANSLLALSLRS; this is encoded by the coding sequence ATGGCTCCTGCGCCCGACCTCGACGCCCTCGAGTTGCTGGTCTCCGTCGCCGAAATGGGCAGCATCGGTCGAGCCGCAGCGCGCCACGACCTCAGCCAGCCCGCGGTGAGCCTGCGGCTACGCGCCCTCGAGCGGCAGCTGCGCCTCGTCCTTCTCGAGCGCTCGCCGAGCGGCTCGCGGCTCACCGCCCCGGGCCGGACGGTCGTCGACTGGGCCCGCCCGCTGCTCGACGCCGCCGACGCGTTCGGCCGCAGCGTGAGCGCGCTCGCCGACCGGCACCACGACCGGCTGCGGCTGGCCGCCTCGCTGACGGTCGCGGATCATCTGGTGCCGGGCTGGCTGGTCGCCCTGCATGCGGCCCTGCCGGACGTCGCCGTCTCGTTGCAGGCGGTCAACTCCGAGAATGTCGCGGAGCTGGTGCGCGCCGGCGGCGTCGACCTGGGCTACGTGGAGGGGCCTGGAGTGCCGGCCGGGTTGCGGTCCCGGCGGGTCGGCGGCGATCAGCTCGTCACCGTGACCGCGCCAGGACATCCTTGGGCTCGCCGCCGCACACCGGTGAGCCCCGAGGAGCTCGTCGCGGCTCCCCTGGTGGTGCGAGAGATCGGCTCCGGCACCCGGGAGGCCCTCGCCTCCGCCCTGGCCGCCCACGGGCTGCCTCTTCGCACCGGCCTCGAGCTGGGATCGACCGCTGCGATCAAGGCCGCGGTGATGGCGGGTGACGGGGTCGCGGTGCTGAGCCGGCTCGCCGTGGCGGCTGACCTGGAGGCGGGCCGCCTGGTGGCGATCGCGGTCGCCGGCCTCGACCTCCGGCGCCACTTCCATGCCGTCTGGCGAGCGGGCCGCGCGCCCACCGGACCGGCCAACTCCTTGCTCGCGCTCAGCCTGCGGTCGTGA
- a CDS encoding PP2C family protein-serine/threonine phosphatase: MSSGGRSASTRRRLLRGEGLLLDLSSHLREISTPPPVPAGWQVETALVAAGGAEIGGDFVVFDLAADAKRLSAVLVDTSGKGFAAATRSLMLAGAVSGLLGSVPTSDLLDRLNAHIHRRHNWEEHFATAVHVEVDLTTGAYQLGVGGHVPPAIFHAGRGVWQLCEVGGAGLGFNPGGQWPYVSGVLDPGDAILLVTDGVIERRGEDLASGYDRLLGGAERLITSGFRDAADTLLASRPPHGDDDAAVVFIHRQP; encoded by the coding sequence GTGAGCTCCGGGGGCCGGTCGGCGAGCACGCGGCGGCGACTGCTGCGCGGCGAGGGACTGCTGCTCGACCTGTCGAGCCACCTTCGGGAGATCTCGACCCCGCCGCCCGTCCCGGCCGGCTGGCAGGTCGAGACGGCGCTGGTCGCCGCCGGCGGTGCGGAGATCGGCGGCGACTTCGTCGTCTTCGACCTCGCCGCGGACGCCAAGCGGCTGAGCGCGGTGCTCGTCGACACGTCCGGAAAGGGGTTCGCGGCGGCCACCCGGTCGCTGATGCTCGCCGGCGCGGTCAGCGGTCTGCTCGGCTCGGTGCCGACCAGCGACCTGCTCGACCGGCTCAACGCGCACATCCACCGGCGGCACAACTGGGAAGAGCACTTCGCCACCGCCGTGCACGTGGAGGTCGACCTCACCACCGGCGCCTACCAGCTGGGCGTCGGCGGGCACGTGCCGCCGGCGATCTTCCACGCCGGCCGCGGGGTCTGGCAGCTCTGCGAGGTCGGGGGGGCCGGGCTCGGGTTCAACCCCGGCGGCCAGTGGCCCTACGTCTCCGGCGTCCTCGACCCGGGCGACGCGATCCTGCTCGTGACCGACGGGGTCATCGAGCGCCGCGGGGAGGACCTGGCGAGCGGTTACGACCGGTTGCTCGGCGGCGCCGAGCGCCTGATCACCTCGGGTTTCCGCGACGCGGCCGACACGCTGCTCGCCAGCCGGCCGCCGCACGGCGACGACGATGCCGCGGTGGTCTTCATCCACCGCCAGCCCTAG
- a CDS encoding 3-hydroxybutyryl-CoA dehydrogenase, with amino-acid sequence MQAGVVGGGIMGAGIAEVVAVAGNDVTVVESTEAFAEAARGRIDTSLQRAVKAGRATEEQAQAALARISLVTDLDALADRELVIEAVPEDERIKTELFARLDAIVRPGVVLATNTSSIPITRIAAATGRPDRVVGIHFFNPVPVLPLVEIVAGPLTGAHTVEEAEEFARSLGKRTIRAKDRAGFVVNALLVPYLLSAIRMVEAGHATPEDIDAGMVAGANHPMGPLALTDLIGLDTTAAVAESMYAEFKEPLYAPPPLLRRMVEAGLLGRKSGRGFFSYDR; translated from the coding sequence ATGCAGGCGGGAGTGGTCGGCGGCGGGATCATGGGCGCCGGCATCGCCGAGGTGGTCGCCGTCGCGGGCAACGACGTGACGGTCGTCGAGTCGACCGAGGCGTTCGCCGAGGCCGCGCGCGGACGCATCGACACCTCGCTGCAGCGCGCCGTGAAGGCCGGCCGCGCGACCGAGGAGCAGGCGCAGGCGGCCCTCGCGCGCATCTCGCTCGTCACCGACCTGGATGCCCTCGCCGACCGCGAGCTCGTCATCGAAGCGGTGCCGGAGGACGAGCGCATCAAGACCGAGCTGTTCGCCCGCCTCGACGCGATCGTCCGCCCCGGCGTGGTCCTGGCGACCAACACCTCGTCGATCCCGATCACCCGCATCGCGGCCGCGACCGGGCGCCCCGACCGGGTCGTCGGCATCCACTTCTTCAACCCGGTGCCGGTGCTCCCCCTGGTCGAGATCGTTGCCGGCCCGCTGACCGGCGCGCACACCGTCGAGGAGGCGGAGGAGTTCGCGCGGTCGCTCGGCAAGCGCACGATCCGCGCCAAGGACCGTGCCGGCTTCGTCGTCAACGCCCTGCTCGTCCCGTACCTCCTGTCGGCGATCCGGATGGTCGAGGCCGGCCACGCCACGCCGGAGGACATCGACGCGGGGATGGTCGCGGGCGCCAACCACCCGATGGGACCGCTCGCGCTCACCGACCTCATCGGGCTCGACACCACCGCCGCCGTCGCCGAGTCGATGTACGCCGAGTTCAAGGAGCCGCTCTACGCCCCGCCCCCGCTGCTGCGGCGGATGGTCGAGGCGGGCCTGCTCGGTCGCAAGTCGGGGCGTGGCTTCTTCAGCTACGACCGCTGA
- a CDS encoding potassium/proton antiporter — protein MDHPTLAIAILATTGVLLVAIAGVRVSAKVGVPSLLLYLGIGMVLGQDAIGLDFDNAKLAQHLGLVALAVILAEGGLTTRWGDIRSSVPMAVALSTVGVAVSVAVTTVATRYVLDTGWRTAALLGAIVSSTDAAAVFSTLRAVRLPARLRGVLEAESGFNDAPVVILVTLLAGEHGGALHGAGVLCYELAVGAGIGIVTGLLASNTLRQAALPAAGLYPLATMAFAMASYAAATAAGASGFLAVYLTGLWIANAPLPHRRATLGFAEGIGWLAQISLFVMLGLLSAPTRLGPAVLPALAIGAVLLLVARPLSVVASTGAFRLPWRQQALLSWAGLRGAVPIVLTTVPLTTGVHGSRQIFDVVFVLVAVFTLLQAPLLRPIAAALGLVRHDEAVPLTVESAPLDEMHAELLQLEIPPASRLHLVEIWELRLPAGAAVTLIVRDGTAFVPEPTTPLERGDSVLVVTTRTDLAATEERLRAVHRSGKLARWAGDRGSASPVSGRS, from the coding sequence ATGGACCATCCCACCCTGGCCATCGCCATCCTGGCGACGACCGGGGTGCTGCTGGTCGCGATCGCCGGGGTGCGGGTCTCGGCAAAGGTCGGCGTTCCGAGCCTGCTGCTCTACCTGGGCATCGGCATGGTGCTCGGCCAGGACGCGATCGGGCTCGACTTCGACAACGCAAAGTTGGCGCAGCACCTCGGGCTGGTCGCGCTCGCGGTGATCCTCGCGGAGGGCGGGCTGACCACCCGCTGGGGAGACATCCGCTCCTCCGTGCCGATGGCGGTGGCCCTCTCCACCGTCGGCGTCGCCGTGAGCGTCGCGGTCACCACGGTCGCGACGCGCTACGTGCTCGACACGGGCTGGCGTACGGCGGCACTGCTCGGGGCGATCGTGTCCTCGACCGATGCCGCCGCGGTCTTCTCGACGCTGCGCGCGGTGCGGCTGCCGGCGCGGCTGCGCGGAGTGCTCGAGGCGGAGTCGGGGTTCAACGACGCGCCGGTCGTCATCCTCGTCACCCTGCTCGCCGGCGAGCACGGCGGCGCGCTACACGGAGCCGGAGTCCTCTGCTACGAGCTCGCCGTCGGCGCCGGCATCGGCATCGTCACCGGGCTGCTGGCGAGCAACACGCTGCGGCAGGCCGCCTTGCCCGCCGCCGGGCTGTACCCGCTCGCGACGATGGCGTTCGCGATGGCGTCGTACGCCGCGGCCACCGCCGCGGGCGCCAGCGGGTTCCTCGCCGTCTACCTCACCGGGCTGTGGATCGCCAACGCGCCGCTCCCGCACCGCCGGGCGACGCTGGGCTTCGCCGAGGGCATCGGCTGGCTGGCACAGATCAGCCTGTTCGTGATGCTCGGCCTGCTCTCGGCGCCGACCCGGCTCGGCCCGGCGGTGCTGCCGGCGCTGGCGATCGGGGCGGTGCTGCTGCTGGTGGCGCGGCCGCTGTCGGTCGTGGCGAGCACGGGAGCGTTCCGGCTGCCGTGGCGCCAGCAGGCGCTGCTCTCGTGGGCCGGCCTGCGCGGGGCGGTGCCCATCGTGCTGACGACGGTGCCGCTGACGACCGGCGTGCACGGCTCCCGGCAGATCTTCGACGTGGTGTTCGTACTGGTTGCGGTGTTCACGCTCCTGCAGGCGCCGCTGCTGCGCCCGATCGCCGCGGCACTCGGGCTCGTCCGCCACGACGAAGCGGTGCCGCTGACCGTCGAGTCGGCACCACTCGACGAGATGCACGCCGAACTGCTCCAGCTCGAGATCCCGCCCGCCTCACGCCTGCACCTGGTGGAGATCTGGGAGCTGCGGCTGCCGGCGGGCGCTGCGGTCACGCTGATCGTGCGGGACGGTACGGCGTTCGTACCCGAGCCGACCACGCCGCTCGAGCGCGGCGACTCGGTGCTCGTCGTGACGACCCGGACCGACCTGGCCGCCACCGAGGAGAGGCTGCGCGCGGTGCACCGCAGCGGCAAGCTCGCCCGATGGGCCGGCGACCGCGGCAGCGCCTCGCCGGTCAGCGGTCGTAGCTGA
- a CDS encoding response regulator transcription factor: MGASPESAAALVVDDDPELRAALRRALSLDGYRVTAVGHGVAALEAVAKERPDVIVLDVMMPYVGGLEVCRRLRAAGDRTPILVLTARDEVEDRVAGLDAGADDYLAKPFALDELRARLRALLRRAAPPVADDEADEVLRFADLELDTGSRRVCRGDHAEDLTRTEFALLALLMRNAGRVLTREVIMERVWGYELEPASNSLEVFVGYLRRKTEAGGRPRLLHTVRGVGYQLRAPE; the protein is encoded by the coding sequence GTGGGGGCGTCGCCGGAGTCCGCCGCCGCGCTCGTCGTCGACGACGACCCGGAGCTGCGGGCGGCGCTGCGCCGTGCCCTGAGCCTCGACGGTTACCGGGTCACCGCCGTCGGCCACGGGGTCGCGGCACTGGAGGCGGTCGCCAAGGAGCGGCCCGACGTCATCGTGCTCGACGTGATGATGCCGTACGTCGGTGGGCTCGAGGTCTGCCGCCGGCTGCGCGCCGCGGGGGACCGGACCCCGATCCTCGTGCTGACCGCGCGGGACGAGGTCGAGGACCGGGTCGCGGGCCTCGACGCGGGCGCCGACGACTACCTGGCAAAGCCGTTCGCTCTCGACGAGCTGCGTGCCCGGCTGCGCGCGCTGCTGCGCCGGGCCGCCCCGCCGGTGGCTGACGACGAGGCCGACGAGGTGCTGCGCTTCGCCGACCTGGAGCTCGACACAGGCAGTCGACGGGTGTGCCGCGGCGACCACGCCGAGGACCTCACCCGCACCGAGTTCGCGCTGCTCGCGCTGCTCATGCGCAACGCCGGTCGCGTCCTCACCCGCGAGGTCATCATGGAGCGCGTGTGGGGCTACGAGCTGGAGCCGGCGTCGAACTCCCTCGAGGTCTTCGTCGGCTACCTGCGGCGCAAGACGGAGGCGGGCGGCCGGCCGCGGCTGCTGCACACCGTCCGGGGCGTCGGCTACCAGCTGCGAGCGCCCGAGTGA
- a CDS encoding HAMP domain-containing sensor histidine kinase, with amino-acid sequence MSGLRGWWHAQSLRTRLVVAAAVAVLVGVAGVAGVGYLAVRHQLYGTIDDQLRAQANDLQQQADFFAGRGVPLRLRTRFGQVDGYVQVVPMFGESLPPPPGQDVTLPVTREDRAVARGRRGPSLRSTSIGGTPARMLTVQLVPGFALQVALPTTHVQDQLHRLARAFVGLAAGALALAVGLAWLLARRALAPVAQLTAATEEIATTRNLTTRIVESHHDELGRLAASFNTMLDALEQSVTAQRRLVADASHELRTPLASLRTNVEVLDRVDELSPTDRAELIAGIVGQLQEITDLVADVVELARGEEPVHQPHDVPFDRLVGNAVERARLHWPGVQFDYRAVPVTVRGVGARLDRAVANLLDNAGKFSDPGGLVEVTVDRDAVLRVRDHGPGIPDEALPHVFDRFYRADEARARPGSGLGLAIVKQVADAHGGRVTLHNLASGGAVAELTLTPVIVAPAAGAAPVSTAEVLQG; translated from the coding sequence GTGAGCGGGTTGCGCGGCTGGTGGCACGCCCAGTCGTTGCGCACCCGGCTCGTCGTGGCGGCCGCCGTGGCCGTCCTGGTCGGCGTCGCCGGTGTCGCGGGTGTGGGCTACCTCGCGGTGCGCCACCAGCTCTACGGCACGATCGACGACCAGCTGCGCGCGCAGGCCAACGACCTGCAGCAGCAGGCCGACTTCTTCGCCGGCCGAGGCGTGCCGCTGCGCCTGCGCACGAGGTTCGGCCAGGTCGACGGCTACGTGCAGGTCGTGCCGATGTTCGGCGAGTCCCTCCCGCCGCCGCCGGGGCAGGACGTGACGTTGCCGGTCACCCGGGAGGACCGCGCGGTCGCGCGTGGCCGGAGAGGTCCGAGCCTGCGTTCGACGTCGATCGGTGGCACGCCGGCCCGCATGCTGACCGTGCAGCTGGTGCCGGGCTTCGCGTTGCAGGTGGCGCTGCCCACGACCCACGTGCAGGACCAGTTGCACCGGCTGGCCCGGGCGTTCGTCGGGCTGGCCGCGGGTGCGCTCGCTCTTGCCGTCGGCCTGGCGTGGTTGCTCGCCCGGCGCGCGCTGGCGCCCGTGGCACAGCTGACCGCCGCCACCGAGGAGATCGCGACGACCCGCAACCTCACGACGCGCATCGTCGAGAGTCACCACGACGAGCTGGGCCGGCTGGCGGCGAGCTTCAACACGATGCTCGACGCCCTCGAGCAGTCGGTGACCGCGCAGCGCCGGCTGGTCGCCGACGCCTCCCACGAGCTGCGCACGCCGCTGGCCAGCCTGCGCACCAACGTCGAGGTTCTCGACCGCGTCGACGAGCTCTCGCCGACCGACCGGGCCGAGCTCATCGCCGGGATCGTCGGCCAGCTGCAGGAGATCACCGACCTGGTGGCCGACGTCGTCGAGCTGGCTCGCGGCGAGGAGCCGGTGCACCAGCCGCACGACGTGCCGTTCGACCGGCTGGTCGGCAACGCCGTCGAGCGGGCCCGGCTGCACTGGCCTGGCGTGCAGTTCGACTACCGCGCGGTGCCGGTAACGGTCCGCGGCGTCGGCGCGCGGCTCGACCGGGCCGTCGCCAACCTGCTCGACAACGCCGGGAAGTTCTCCGACCCGGGTGGGCTCGTCGAGGTCACCGTCGACCGCGACGCCGTGCTGCGGGTCCGTGACCACGGACCGGGCATCCCCGACGAGGCCCTGCCGCACGTGTTCGACCGCTTCTACCGGGCCGATGAGGCGCGCGCCCGTCCCGGCTCCGGCCTCGGGCTGGCGATCGTGAAGCAGGTGGCCGATGCGCACGGCGGCCGGGTCACCCTGCACAATCTGGCGTCGGGCGGCGCGGTCGCGGAGCTCACGCTGACGCCGGTGATCGTCGCGCCGGCCGCAGGTGCCGCGCCGGTGTCCACGGCGGAGGTGCTGCAAGGATGA
- a CDS encoding acyl-CoA thioesterase domain-containing protein, producing the protein MIDRLVEMLALERLDRDLFRGHNPTSARHGRLFGGHVAAQALRAAAYTVDSDHFPHSLHGYFLRPGRLELPSTLQVHRIRDGRSFTTRRVVVVQDGEAIFSLAASFHRDEPGGDYQVPQPLGVPAPDEVAARDDGDGGHLSPFDVREVLDETATHGRSTRQIWVRTRGALDDDRTLHASVLTYLSDMGAVGAARRSLRLYHRRGLGASLDHAVWFHRPVRTDQWLLFDMQPVSASGARALVVGTLHDGAGVLGASMAQEVLVRG; encoded by the coding sequence ATGATCGACCGGCTCGTCGAGATGCTCGCCCTCGAGCGCCTCGACCGGGACCTCTTCCGCGGCCACAACCCGACCAGCGCGCGCCACGGCCGGCTCTTCGGCGGGCACGTGGCCGCGCAGGCGCTTCGCGCTGCGGCGTACACCGTCGACTCCGACCACTTCCCGCACTCGCTGCACGGCTACTTCCTGCGGCCCGGCCGGCTGGAGCTCCCGTCGACCCTGCAGGTGCACCGCATCCGCGACGGCCGGTCGTTCACCACCCGCCGGGTCGTCGTGGTCCAGGACGGGGAGGCGATCTTCAGCCTGGCGGCGTCGTTCCACCGTGACGAGCCGGGCGGGGACTACCAGGTGCCACAGCCTCTCGGCGTACCGGCTCCGGACGAGGTCGCCGCGCGTGACGACGGCGACGGTGGCCATCTGTCGCCGTTCGACGTGCGCGAGGTGCTCGACGAGACCGCCACGCATGGCCGCTCCACGCGCCAGATCTGGGTGCGCACCCGCGGGGCACTGGACGACGACCGGACACTGCACGCCAGCGTGCTGACGTATTTGTCCGACATGGGTGCGGTCGGTGCCGCCCGCCGGTCCCTGCGCCTCTACCACCGCCGGGGTCTCGGGGCGAGCCTCGACCACGCGGTGTGGTTCCACCGCCCGGTCCGCACCGACCAGTGGCTGCTCTTCGACATGCAGCCGGTGTCGGCGTCGGGCGCCCGCGCGCTCGTCGTCGGCACTCTGCACGACGGCGCCGGGGTGCTCGGAGCATCGATGGCGCAAGAGGTGCTCGTCCGAGGCTGA